A single genomic interval of Pochonia chlamydosporia 170 chromosome 7, whole genome shotgun sequence harbors:
- a CDS encoding calcium/proton exchanger (similar to Metarhizium acridum CQMa 102 XP_007808912.1) gives MLLRKHEYTVLQTSITGGILANILFLLGVSIIAGCCRHYQNLNRTAAHLASSLLFLSATSLLIPTAAKLLQQSKGRDLLRQSRGVSIVLIVVYLCFVICEQWTSYGAFDEGSDGESDGESDGESDGESDGESDGEGKPPAVRPVSHNKKIKQEAPPESKKQDNSKNQDIDPHLHPITAILLLASGTALLYFNIEYAVESLETVNKSLNLTKAFIGLIIFPLANCDYAPFMLAYKGHLSQTVTQTVGKSIQTALFVMPCIVVIAWIWQLSEVTLVFDGFEVVSLFVAVLLLNVLMIDGRFHW, from the coding sequence ATGTTGCTTCGGAAACATGAGTACACAGTCTTACAGACATCCATTACTGGCGGAATACTGGCGAACATCTTGTTTTTACTAGGGGTCAGTATTATTGCAGGTTGTTGCCGTCACTATCAAAATCTCAACCGAACTGCAGCACACCTGGCTAGCAGTTTGCTATTTCTTTCTGCAACCAGTCTGCTTATTCCCACTGCGGCAAAACTATTACAACAATCGAAGGGAAGAGACCTCCTCAGACAGTCTAGAGGAGTATCTATCGTCCTAATCGTAGTTTATTTGTGCTTCGTGATTTGTGAGCAGTGGACAAGTTACGGAGCATTCGACGAGGGATCAGACGGGGAATCAGACGGGGAATCAGACGGGGAATCAGACGGGGAATCAGACGGGGAATCAGACGGGGAAGGAAAACCCCCAGCTGTTCGTCCTGTCAGTCATAACAAAAAAATCAAACAAGAGGCACCACCTGAATCaaagaaacaagacaacTCAAAAAATCAAGACATTgatcctcatcttcatcctaTTACTGCAATCTTGCTCCTCGCATCTGGCACGGCACTCCTATACTTCAACATCGAATATGCAGTAGAAAGCCTAGAAACGGTTAACAAATCACTCAACCTGACAAAAGCATTTATAGGTCTCATTATCTTCCCGTTGGCAAATTGCGACTACGCCCCTTTCATGTTAGCATACAAGGGCCACTTGAGCCAGACAGTGACGCAAACGGTTGGAAAGAGCATCCAAACTGCATTATTCGTGATGCCTTGCATTGTTGTTATCGCTTGGATATGGCAATTAAGCGAGGTGACCTTGGTCTTTGACGGGTTCGAGGTTGTGAGCCTCTTCGTCGCAGTGCTTCTACTAAATGTGCTGATGATAGATGGAAGATTTCATTGGTAA
- a CDS encoding RNA polymerase Rpb1 repeat domain-containing protein (similar to Metarhizium acridum CQMa 102 XP_007812000.1), protein MKTLSQTVFSVLSLSSLTTAHMQMVDPPPLLSQYNKYTSSADYDMTSPLNADGSNYPCKGHLDVLGTSQAQPVAEWTPGQSYSMKISGGAPHNGGSCQASLSFDNGKSWKVIHSYIGNCPVMGDSKYEFTLPSDTPAGDVLFAWSWFNQLGNREMYMNCAAITVKDSEGKKKRGSTHSIKSRPEMFVANVGNGCGTVEGKDLMFPEPGPDVDMDSKNTAPPTGKCGSVPDSGDSSDSSDTTDSSSSSDASESTESTDSSGSAESSDSSDSADTSATTSPPGSSSNSSDTTSSPESAKGKASGAKPGILKSKPEPPTMANDTANSTMTWHGMQQRPTEAAVSSKGSSAPASPMRSWSPEGKGGKCQPGSYACESKPEGWKACDASGQWVHAGNCAPGQVCKFNKANGSPYCVQPGFQFP, encoded by the exons ATGAAGACACTCTCACAGACCGTTTTCTCGGTCCTCTCCCTATCATCCCTCACAACCGCACACATGCAAATGGTCGATCCGCCCCCTTTGCTCTCCCAATACAACAAATACACCAGCAGCGCAGACTATGACATGACATCGCCCCTCAACGCCGACGGCAGCAACTATCCCTGCAAAGGACACCTCGATGTCCTCGGCACATCTCAAGCTCAACCCGTTGCAGAATGGACACCCGGCCAGTCCTACAGCATGAAAATATCCGGAGGCGCGCCACACAACGGGGGTAGTTGTCAAGCGTCCCTGTCTTTTGACAACGGCAAGTCATGGAAAGTTATTCACTCGTATATTGGAAACTGTCCTGTGATGGGCGACTCCAAGTATGAGTTTACGCTGCCGTCTGATACACCTGCTGGTGATGTACTCTTCGCATGGAGCTGGTTCAACCAACTTGGAAATCGGGAGATGTACATGAACTGTGCAGCTATCACGGTGAAAGACAGTGAAGGTAAGAAGAAGAGGGGTAGTACGCACTCGATAAAGAGTCGGCCGGAGATGTTTGTTGCGAATGTCGGTAATGGGTGTGGGACTGTGGAAGGGAAGGATTTGATGTTTCCGGAGCCGGGGCCGGATGTTGATATGGATTCGAAGAATACGGCGCCGCCGACGGGGAAGTGTGGCTCTGTTCCGGACTCTGGTGATTCTTCGGATTCATCAGACACTACGGAttcttcaagttcttcaGATGCTTCAGAGAGTACGGAGTCTACAGATTCTTCAGGTTCTGCAGAATCTTCAGACTCTTCAGACTCTGCGGATACATCAGCTACTACTTCACCACCAGGCTCGTCGAGCAACTCCTCAGATACGACAAGTTCACCAGAATCAGCAAAAGGGAAAGCATCAGGAGCCAAACCAGGCATTCTCAAATCCAAGCCTGAGCCTCCTACCATGGCCAATGACACCGCAAACTCCACCATGACATGGCACGGTATGCAACAGCGGCCTACCGAGGCTGCTGTTTCGTCAAAGGGATCGTCTGCCCCAGCGAGCCCAATGAGATCTTGGTCGCCGGAAGGCAAAGGTGGAAAATGTCAGCCTGGGTCGTATGCTTGTGAGTCTAAGCCGGAAGGCTGGAAAGCTTGTGATGCGTCAGGACAGTGGGTG CATGCCGGAAATTGTGCCCCTGGACAGGTATGCAAGTTTAACAAGGCCAACGGCAGTCCTTATTGCGTACAGCCGGGGTTTCAATTCCCTTAA